One genomic segment of Streptomyces sp. TLI_146 includes these proteins:
- a CDS encoding MFS transporter yields the protein MVQAPPDTAAIPTRTKPTRTWLVLLAACAGQFLVVLDVSVVNVALPSMRTGLGMTPTGLQWVVNAYSIAYAGFMLLGGRAGDLFGRKRMFLVGLGLFTAASLAGGLAQEGWQLLLARGVQGLGAAVLAPSTLTILTAAVPEGAARTRAIGTWAAVGAGGGAAGGLVGGVLTDTLSWRWVLLINVPVGALVLTGATLWITESRAATRNRLDLPGAVAVTGGLAVLAYGIVQTEQSGWTAPGTLVPLLGGLALLGAFLAVEARAAAPLMPLRLLRIRAVSSANVVMFACGSATFCTWYFMTLYAQNVLGYTPLGAGLALIPSSLSIVLGAKIAPRLMPVTGTRNLTVIGVLIAAAGFGWQSTMHAHDPYWMSILVPGVLMMTGAGLATTPLASLATSGAAPGEAGLVSGLINTSRTMGGALGLAILSTVATARTGDSLTPEALTEGYALAFRTGGFVLLASMVVALVWLPRSARR from the coding sequence ATGGTCCAAGCGCCCCCAGACACCGCCGCCATACCCACCCGGACGAAGCCGACCCGCACCTGGCTCGTCCTCCTCGCCGCCTGCGCGGGACAGTTCCTCGTCGTCCTCGACGTCTCCGTCGTCAACGTGGCCCTCCCCTCGATGCGGACCGGGCTCGGGATGACCCCGACCGGACTGCAGTGGGTCGTCAACGCCTACTCCATCGCGTACGCCGGTTTCATGCTCCTCGGCGGCCGCGCCGGAGACCTCTTCGGGCGCAAGCGCATGTTCCTCGTCGGGCTCGGCCTCTTCACCGCCGCCAGCCTGGCCGGCGGACTCGCCCAGGAGGGCTGGCAGCTGCTGCTCGCGCGCGGCGTGCAGGGCCTCGGCGCCGCCGTGCTCGCGCCGTCCACCCTCACCATCCTCACCGCCGCCGTCCCCGAGGGCGCCGCCCGCACCCGGGCCATCGGGACCTGGGCGGCGGTCGGCGCGGGCGGCGGCGCGGCGGGCGGGCTGGTCGGCGGGGTGCTCACCGACACGCTGTCGTGGCGCTGGGTCCTGCTCATCAACGTGCCCGTCGGCGCCCTCGTCCTCACCGGCGCCACCCTGTGGATCACGGAGAGCCGCGCGGCCACCCGCAACCGCCTGGACCTGCCCGGCGCGGTCGCCGTCACCGGCGGGCTCGCGGTCCTCGCGTACGGCATCGTGCAGACCGAGCAGTCCGGCTGGACCGCGCCGGGGACCCTCGTCCCGCTGCTCGGCGGGCTCGCGCTGCTCGGCGCGTTCCTCGCCGTCGAGGCGCGGGCGGCGGCGCCGCTGATGCCGCTGCGGCTGCTGCGGATCAGAGCCGTCTCGTCGGCCAACGTCGTGATGTTCGCCTGCGGCTCGGCCACGTTCTGCACCTGGTACTTCATGACGCTGTACGCCCAGAACGTGCTCGGCTACACCCCGCTGGGCGCCGGACTCGCCCTCATCCCCAGCTCGTTGAGCATCGTCCTCGGCGCCAAGATCGCGCCCCGGCTGATGCCGGTGACCGGGACCCGCAACCTCACCGTCATCGGCGTACTGATCGCCGCCGCCGGGTTCGGCTGGCAGTCCACGATGCATGCGCACGACCCGTACTGGATGTCGATCCTGGTGCCCGGCGTGCTGATGATGACCGGCGCGGGGCTCGCGACCACGCCGCTCGCCTCGCTCGCCACCTCCGGCGCCGCGCCGGGCGAGGCCGGGCTCGTCTCCGGGCTCATCAACACCTCCCGCACGATGGGCGGCGCGCTCGGCCTCGCGATCCTGTCGACGGTGGCCACCGCCCGTACCGGCGACTCGCTGACGCCCGAGGCGCTCACCGAGGGCTACGCGCTCGCCTTCCGCACCGGCGGGTTCGTCCTGCTCGCCAGCATGGTGGTCGCGCTGGTGTGGCTGCCCAGGAGCGCGAGGCGCTGA
- a CDS encoding 3-oxoacyl-ACP reductase → MAALPLEGLSAIVTGAGRGLGRAEALELARLGASVVVNDFGQPGRDGSGEASAGPAEEVAAEIRASGGAAVAHTGDVADHQQARELVQLAVSTYGKLDILVNNAGILRDRMIFSMTESEWDAVIHVHLKGHFNTTHFAAAHWRGRSKAAGGAVYGRIVNTSSEAFLAGSAGQPNYAAAKGGIVGLTTSTALALAKYGVTANAICPRARTRMTEDVFAGFEEPGEGQLDPLAPEHVAPLVGYLASPAAARVNGQLMVVHGGMVAIVERPKVAAKFDAAKEAFSYGELDELLTPYYADRPADESFAAAEVLGLKRG, encoded by the coding sequence ATGGCAGCACTGCCCCTTGAAGGCCTGTCCGCGATCGTCACCGGCGCCGGGCGCGGCCTGGGCCGGGCCGAGGCGCTCGAACTCGCCCGGCTCGGCGCGTCCGTCGTCGTCAACGACTTCGGGCAGCCGGGCCGGGACGGCTCCGGCGAGGCCTCGGCCGGGCCCGCCGAGGAGGTCGCCGCCGAGATCCGGGCCTCGGGCGGCGCGGCGGTCGCCCACACCGGGGACGTGGCCGACCACCAACAGGCCCGCGAACTGGTGCAGTTGGCGGTCAGTACCTACGGAAAGCTCGACATCCTCGTCAACAACGCGGGCATCCTGCGCGACCGGATGATCTTCTCGATGACCGAGTCCGAGTGGGACGCGGTCATCCACGTACACCTCAAGGGCCACTTCAACACCACCCACTTCGCCGCCGCGCACTGGCGCGGGCGGTCCAAGGCGGCGGGCGGGGCGGTCTACGGGCGGATCGTCAACACCTCCTCGGAGGCGTTCCTCGCCGGGTCGGCCGGACAGCCCAACTACGCGGCCGCCAAGGGCGGGATCGTCGGCCTCACCACCTCCACCGCCCTCGCGCTCGCCAAGTACGGGGTCACCGCCAACGCCATCTGCCCCCGGGCCCGCACCCGGATGACCGAGGACGTCTTCGCGGGCTTCGAGGAGCCGGGGGAGGGGCAGCTGGACCCGCTGGCGCCCGAGCACGTGGCGCCGCTGGTCGGCTATCTGGCGTCCCCGGCGGCCGCCCGGGTCAACGGCCAGCTGATGGTGGTGCACGGCGGGATGGTCGCGATCGTGGAACGCCCCAAGGTCGCCGCCAAGTTCGACGCGGCCAAGGAGGCCTTCTCGTACGGGGAGCTGGACGAACTGCTCACGCCGTACTACGCCGACCGCCCGGCGGACGAGAGCTTCGCGGCGGCGGAGGTGCTGGGGCTCAAGCGCGGCTGA
- a CDS encoding zinc ribbon domain-containing protein produces MNAAPADQIRLLDVQALDVRLSQLAHKRKSLPEHAEIDSLNKDLAQLRDLLVAAQTEESDTAREQTKAEQDVDQVRQRAARDQQRLDSGAVSSPKDLESLQREIVSLAKRQGDLEDVVLEVMERRESAQERAAELTERVSSVQTKTDDAIARRDAATQQIDAEAAEVAKEREVVAGVIPADLLKLYDKLRMQQGGVGAARLYQRKCEGCRLELNITEVNEVKAASPDTVLRCENCHRILVRTAESGL; encoded by the coding sequence CTGAACGCCGCGCCCGCCGACCAGATCCGCCTCCTCGACGTACAGGCCCTCGACGTACGCCTGTCGCAGCTCGCCCACAAGCGGAAGTCGCTGCCCGAGCACGCCGAGATCGACTCGCTGAACAAGGACCTCGCCCAGCTCCGCGACCTGCTGGTCGCCGCGCAGACCGAGGAGAGCGACACCGCCCGCGAGCAGACCAAGGCCGAGCAGGACGTCGACCAGGTCCGCCAGCGCGCCGCCCGCGACCAGCAGCGGCTGGACTCGGGCGCCGTCTCGTCCCCCAAGGACCTGGAGTCCCTCCAGCGCGAGATCGTCTCGCTCGCCAAGCGCCAGGGCGACCTGGAGGACGTGGTCCTGGAGGTCATGGAGCGCCGTGAGTCCGCCCAGGAGCGCGCGGCCGAGCTGACCGAGCGCGTCTCCTCCGTCCAGACCAAGACCGACGACGCGATCGCCCGCCGCGACGCCGCCACCCAGCAGATCGACGCCGAGGCCGCCGAGGTGGCCAAGGAGCGCGAGGTCGTGGCGGGTGTGATCCCGGCCGACCTGCTGAAGCTCTACGACAAGCTGCGCATGCAGCAGGGCGGCGTCGGCGCGGCCCGCCTCTACCAGCGCAAGTGCGAGGGCTGCCGCCTGGAGCTCAACATCACCGAGGTCAACGAGGTGAAGGCGGCGTCCCCGGACACCGTGCTGCGGTGCGAGAACTGCCACCGCATCCTGGTCCGTACGGCGGAGTCGGGCCTGTAG
- a CDS encoding Zn-dependent alcohol dehydrogenase — protein MRAAVLHEIGQDKLDVLDDVEAVGFGPGKVRIRIRATGLCHSDISAMTGVLPQPAPFVPGHEGAGEILDVGDGVTSLAPGDRVLVSWLPACGTCASCRRGQTQLCLAGFLNAGTPNFKRPGGDVFGFAGTGTFAEELVVGAGCAVPIPDDVPYEIAALIGCGVTTGLGAAINTAKVEAGSSVAVIGCGGVGISAVQGAKVQGAAQIVAVDPVASRREAALTFGATEAVSPSELDDAKQRITAGEGFDYVFEVVGKSATARTAYGATRRGGTLCVVGAGAMDDFFQINMFELFFDEKRILPSLYGGGDVLRSYERAIALWRAGRIDLASMITHRVPLAGINDALDQMRTGEALRTCITL, from the coding sequence ATGCGCGCAGCCGTACTGCACGAGATCGGCCAGGACAAGCTCGATGTGCTCGACGATGTCGAGGCGGTGGGCTTCGGGCCCGGGAAGGTGCGGATCCGGATCCGCGCGACCGGGCTCTGCCACTCCGACATCTCCGCGATGACCGGCGTGCTCCCGCAGCCCGCCCCCTTCGTGCCCGGCCACGAGGGCGCGGGCGAGATCCTCGACGTCGGCGACGGTGTCACCTCGCTCGCCCCGGGCGACCGCGTCCTGGTGAGCTGGCTGCCCGCCTGCGGCACCTGTGCCTCGTGCAGGCGCGGCCAGACCCAGCTCTGCCTGGCCGGGTTCCTGAACGCGGGCACGCCCAACTTCAAGCGCCCCGGCGGCGACGTGTTCGGCTTCGCCGGAACCGGTACCTTCGCCGAGGAGCTCGTGGTCGGCGCCGGGTGCGCGGTCCCGATCCCCGACGACGTGCCGTACGAGATAGCCGCGCTCATCGGGTGCGGGGTGACCACCGGGCTCGGCGCCGCCATCAACACCGCGAAGGTGGAAGCCGGTTCGTCGGTCGCCGTCATCGGCTGCGGCGGCGTCGGCATCTCCGCCGTCCAGGGCGCCAAGGTGCAGGGCGCGGCGCAGATCGTGGCCGTCGACCCGGTGGCCTCCCGGCGCGAGGCCGCGCTGACCTTCGGCGCCACCGAGGCCGTCTCGCCCAGCGAACTCGACGACGCCAAGCAGCGGATCACCGCCGGCGAGGGCTTCGACTACGTCTTCGAGGTCGTCGGCAAGTCCGCCACCGCCCGCACCGCCTACGGCGCGACCCGACGCGGCGGCACCCTGTGCGTGGTCGGCGCGGGCGCCATGGACGACTTCTTCCAGATCAACATGTTCGAGCTGTTCTTCGACGAGAAGCGGATCCTGCCCTCCCTGTACGGCGGCGGCGACGTGCTGCGCTCCTACGAGCGGGCCATCGCGCTGTGGCGGGCGGGCCGGATCGACCTGGCGAGCATGATCACCCACCGGGTGCCGCTCGCCGGGATCAACGACGCCCTCGACCAGATGCGTACGGGCGAGGCCCTGCGCACGTGCATCACCCTGTGA
- a CDS encoding MaoC/PaaZ C-terminal domain-containing protein translates to MPIDVAKALAAEPRSTEIVWDHKDIQLYHLGLGAGVPATDPDELRYTLESRLHVLPSFATVAGAGMGVVGGLSAPGIEVDLAAVLHGGQGIVLHRPIPVRGKAVSTSKVAAVHDKGKAAVLVLRTEAADADGPLWTSDAQIFVRGEGGFGGERGPSVRTEQPDRAPDHTVERAVREEQALLYRLSGDWNPLHADPEFAKLAGFDRPILHGLCTYGMTLKAVVDTVLGGEVARVRSYTTRFTGVVFPGETLRIRMWTGPGRVQVSVTAVERDDAPVLSDTLVEHV, encoded by the coding sequence ATGCCCATCGACGTCGCGAAGGCGCTCGCCGCCGAGCCCCGGTCCACCGAGATCGTCTGGGACCACAAGGACATCCAGCTCTACCACCTGGGACTCGGCGCGGGCGTCCCGGCGACCGACCCCGACGAACTGCGCTACACCCTGGAGTCGAGGCTGCACGTGCTGCCCTCCTTCGCCACCGTCGCGGGCGCCGGCATGGGCGTGGTCGGCGGGCTGTCGGCGCCCGGCATCGAGGTCGACCTCGCGGCCGTGCTCCACGGCGGCCAGGGCATCGTCCTGCACCGCCCGATCCCCGTACGGGGCAAGGCCGTCTCCACCTCCAAGGTGGCCGCCGTCCACGACAAGGGCAAGGCCGCCGTCCTGGTGCTGCGCACCGAGGCCGCCGACGCGGACGGGCCGCTGTGGACCAGCGACGCCCAGATCTTCGTCCGCGGCGAGGGCGGCTTCGGCGGCGAGCGCGGGCCCTCCGTCCGCACCGAGCAGCCCGACCGCGCCCCCGACCACACCGTCGAGCGCGCGGTGCGCGAGGAGCAGGCGCTGCTCTACCGGCTCTCCGGCGACTGGAACCCGCTCCACGCCGACCCCGAGTTCGCGAAGCTCGCCGGATTCGACCGGCCGATCCTGCACGGCCTGTGCACGTACGGCATGACGCTCAAGGCGGTCGTCGACACCGTGCTCGGCGGCGAGGTGGCCCGCGTCCGCTCGTACACCACCCGCTTCACCGGGGTCGTCTTCCCCGGCGAGACCCTGCGCATCCGGATGTGGACCGGTCCGGGCCGCGTCCAGGTGTCGGTGACGGCCGTCGAGCGGGACGACGCGCCGGTGCTCTCCGACACGCTCGTCGAACACGTCTGA
- a CDS encoding sensor histidine kinase — protein sequence MNDGENETVARLLPKLPELKKAASAPKERDRDADLPGPPASGYTLLPWLLMGLGAFSNLVQGRTPNPWIGGAGLLAFNSLYVTVSFRAFVKEKRESRTTLGILAAMAAITYALTIGYGGTWLFFFPLLALACGAVLRDRRLGLTIMVLASSAGAISGMEAGEVWDNVTIAYGTFLSGMVTAAVLSLSQTVRELRDTRQELARTAVEKERLRFSRDLHDLLGHTLSVIVVKSEAARRLAPRDLDAALGQVADIESVGRQALTEIREAVTGYREGSLGTELDRARSALRAAEVEPVVRLSGPPLPAQVEALLGWVVREAVTNVVRHSGAARCEIAVDGTPGRVRLKITDDGRGVPPEQPVSPGPRVGGTGLKGLTERLAAAGGSLEAGPGPRGGFQVTAELPVDPLDVELDAELEVQGAGRD from the coding sequence ATGAACGACGGGGAGAACGAGACAGTGGCACGACTCCTGCCGAAGCTGCCGGAGCTGAAGAAGGCGGCGTCCGCGCCGAAGGAGCGCGATCGCGACGCCGACCTGCCCGGCCCCCCGGCGAGCGGCTACACACTGCTGCCCTGGCTCCTGATGGGCCTGGGCGCGTTCTCCAACCTCGTTCAGGGCAGGACCCCGAACCCGTGGATCGGCGGCGCGGGCCTGCTGGCCTTCAACTCGCTCTACGTGACGGTCTCCTTCCGCGCCTTCGTCAAGGAGAAGCGGGAGAGCCGCACGACCCTCGGGATCCTGGCCGCGATGGCCGCGATCACCTACGCCCTCACCATCGGCTACGGCGGCACCTGGCTGTTCTTCTTCCCGCTGCTCGCGCTGGCCTGCGGCGCGGTGCTGCGGGACCGTCGGCTCGGCCTCACGATCATGGTGCTGGCGAGCTCGGCGGGCGCCATCTCCGGTATGGAGGCCGGTGAGGTGTGGGACAACGTGACCATCGCGTACGGCACGTTCCTCTCCGGCATGGTGACGGCGGCCGTCCTCTCGCTCTCCCAGACCGTGCGCGAACTGCGCGACACCCGCCAGGAGCTGGCCCGTACCGCCGTGGAGAAGGAACGTCTCCGCTTCTCCCGGGACCTGCACGACCTGCTCGGCCACACGCTCTCGGTGATCGTGGTGAAGTCGGAGGCGGCCCGCCGCCTCGCCCCGCGCGACCTGGACGCCGCGCTCGGCCAGGTCGCCGACATCGAGTCGGTCGGCCGCCAGGCGCTCACCGAGATCCGCGAGGCCGTCACCGGCTACCGCGAGGGCAGCCTCGGCACCGAGCTGGACCGGGCCCGCTCGGCGCTCCGGGCGGCCGAAGTGGAGCCGGTGGTACGCCTGTCGGGCCCGCCGCTGCCCGCCCAGGTGGAGGCGCTGCTCGGCTGGGTCGTACGGGAGGCGGTCACCAACGTCGTACGGCACAGCGGCGCGGCCCGCTGCGAGATCGCGGTCGACGGAACGCCCGGCCGGGTACGGCTGAAGATCACCGACGACGGCCGCGGCGTACCGCCCGAACAGCCCGTGTCCCCCGGCCCCCGCGTCGGCGGCACGGGCCTGAAGGGCCTCACCGAACGCCTCGCGGCGGCCGGCGGCTCCCTCGAAGCGGGCCCCGGACCGCGCGGCGGCTTCCAGGTGACCGCCGAGCTGCCGGTGGACCCGCTCGACGTGGAGCTGGACGCGGAGCTGGAGGTGCAGGGGGCGGGGCGGGACTAG
- a CDS encoding ABC transporter permease → MPGYILLEVRRTLRDASFVVFGIGMPVLMYLLFTNIGSGDGDSAEWRTASMVGMAAYGALGASLSTGMGVAADRSTGWLRQLRVTPLAPSRVVTGRAISGSVTVLPAIAAVLAAGALVNGVRLDAWQWAALTVLLWAGALPFTLLGLGNGYRLGPQAMGVVNTACLMGLAVIGGLWFPLSSFPGWLASVAAYTPAHRFAGLGWAVSHGSAPGPGTVAVLGAWLLAFGSYAVVSYRRSARTV, encoded by the coding sequence ATGCCCGGCTACATCCTGCTCGAAGTCCGCCGCACCCTGCGCGACGCGTCGTTCGTGGTCTTCGGCATCGGCATGCCCGTCCTGATGTATCTGCTCTTCACCAACATCGGCTCGGGCGACGGCGACTCGGCCGAGTGGAGGACCGCCTCGATGGTCGGCATGGCCGCGTACGGCGCGCTCGGCGCGTCCCTGAGCACCGGGATGGGCGTGGCCGCCGACCGGTCCACCGGATGGCTGCGCCAGCTGCGCGTCACCCCGCTGGCGCCGTCCCGCGTGGTGACGGGCCGCGCGATCAGCGGCTCGGTGACCGTGCTGCCCGCGATCGCCGCGGTGCTGGCGGCGGGCGCGCTGGTCAACGGCGTACGCCTGGACGCCTGGCAGTGGGCCGCGCTCACCGTCCTGCTGTGGGCCGGGGCGCTGCCCTTCACCCTGCTCGGCCTCGGCAACGGCTACCGGCTCGGCCCGCAGGCCATGGGCGTGGTCAACACCGCCTGCCTGATGGGGCTCGCGGTGATCGGCGGACTGTGGTTCCCGCTCTCCTCCTTCCCCGGCTGGCTCGCCTCGGTCGCCGCGTACACCCCGGCCCACCGGTTCGCCGGCCTCGGCTGGGCCGTCTCGCACGGCTCGGCCCCCGGGCCCGGGACGGTCGCGGTGCTCGGCGCCTGGCTGCTGGCGTTCGGCTCGTACGCCGTGGTCTCCTACCGACGGTCCGCGAGGACGGTATGA
- a CDS encoding bifunctional RNase H/acid phosphatase: MRQFVVEADGGSRGNPGPAGYGAVVLDPVTGETLAEAAEYIGVATNNVAEYKGLIAGLKAAKALDPAAKVRVRMDSKLVVEQMSGRWKIKHPDMKPLAAEAGRILPSAQVTYEWIPREKNKHADRLANEAMDAGKRGKQWEPSASTAALDTASAGSADAGAARVVGDAAAGAARARAALATTSAPAPATATVPAPARAAGAPAAGWSAPDLGTPTTFVLLRHGETALTPEKRFSGSGGTDPELSAAGRRQADQVAAALAARGTIQAVVSSPLRRCRETAAAVAARLGLDVRVEDGLRETDFGAWEGLTFAEVRERYGADLDAWLASPKAAPTGGGESFATVSRRVSATRDRLLTAYEGRTVLLVTHVTPVKTLVRLALGAPPESLFRMELSAASLSAVAYYGDGNASVRLLNDTGHLRG; encoded by the coding sequence GTGCGGCAGTTCGTTGTCGAGGCCGACGGCGGCTCCCGGGGCAACCCGGGCCCGGCCGGTTACGGCGCGGTGGTCCTGGACCCGGTGACGGGCGAGACGCTGGCCGAGGCGGCGGAGTACATCGGGGTCGCGACCAACAACGTCGCCGAGTACAAGGGCCTGATCGCCGGGCTGAAGGCGGCGAAGGCGCTCGACCCGGCGGCGAAGGTGCGGGTCCGGATGGACTCCAAGCTGGTCGTCGAGCAGATGTCGGGCCGCTGGAAGATCAAGCACCCCGACATGAAGCCGCTCGCGGCCGAGGCCGGGCGGATCCTGCCGTCCGCGCAGGTCACGTACGAGTGGATCCCGCGCGAGAAGAACAAGCACGCGGACCGGCTCGCCAACGAGGCGATGGACGCGGGCAAGCGCGGCAAGCAGTGGGAGCCGTCGGCGTCCACGGCGGCGCTGGACACGGCCTCGGCGGGCTCCGCCGACGCGGGCGCGGCGCGGGTCGTCGGGGACGCGGCGGCGGGTGCGGCGCGGGCCCGGGCGGCGCTGGCGACGACGTCCGCTCCGGCTCCGGCCACGGCCACCGTTCCGGCTCCGGCGCGGGCGGCCGGGGCCCCGGCCGCCGGGTGGAGCGCGCCCGACCTGGGCACGCCCACCACCTTCGTCCTGCTCCGGCACGGCGAGACCGCGCTCACCCCGGAGAAGCGGTTCTCCGGCAGCGGCGGCACCGACCCGGAGCTGTCGGCGGCGGGCCGCCGCCAGGCCGACCAGGTCGCGGCGGCGCTCGCGGCCCGGGGCACGATCCAGGCGGTCGTCTCCTCCCCGCTGCGGCGCTGCCGCGAGACGGCGGCGGCGGTCGCGGCGCGCCTCGGTCTGGACGTACGGGTCGAGGACGGCCTGCGCGAGACGGACTTCGGGGCGTGGGAGGGCCTGACCTTCGCGGAGGTGCGCGAGCGGTACGGCGCCGACCTCGACGCGTGGCTCGCCTCGCCCAAGGCCGCCCCGACCGGCGGCGGCGAGAGCTTCGCGACGGTGTCGCGGCGCGTCTCGGCGACCCGGGACCGGCTGCTCACGGCGTACGAGGGCCGCACGGTCCTGCTGGTCACGCATGTGACCCCGGTCAAGACGCTGGTCCGGCTCGCCCTTGGCGCCCCGCCGGAGTCCCTGTTCCGGATGGAGCTGTCGGCGGCGTC
- a CDS encoding ABC transporter ATP-binding protein encodes MTQTAPSAVRFDGVVKAFGPVRALDRIDLDIRRGETVALLGRNGAGKSTTIGLLLGLDEPDAGEVRLFGQIPGRAVRAGLVGAMLQEGQPIPRVTVRELVAFVGSTYPRPMPAAEALALAGLTEFADRRVDRLSGGQAQRVRFAVAIAGAPALLVLDEPTAALDVEARRAFWDAMRAYAARGNTVLFSTHYMEEADDNADRIVVLDQGRVVADGPGERIKRAAGGGLVSFDLAGGPSAGLAALPGVVAVEVRGDRARLRTDDPDATVVELARLGAVRGLEVAPASLEDAFLSLTSTVTPTSVRESETV; translated from the coding sequence ATGACGCAGACAGCACCCAGCGCCGTGCGCTTCGACGGCGTGGTCAAGGCCTTCGGCCCCGTACGCGCGCTCGACCGCATCGACCTCGACATCCGCCGGGGCGAGACCGTCGCGCTCCTCGGCCGCAACGGCGCCGGGAAGTCGACCACCATCGGCCTCCTGCTCGGCCTCGACGAGCCGGACGCGGGCGAGGTGCGGCTCTTCGGGCAGATACCCGGGCGCGCGGTGCGGGCCGGGCTCGTGGGGGCGATGCTCCAGGAGGGGCAGCCGATCCCCCGCGTGACCGTGCGGGAGCTCGTCGCGTTCGTCGGCTCGACCTACCCGCGCCCCATGCCCGCCGCCGAGGCCCTCGCGCTCGCCGGGCTCACCGAGTTCGCGGACCGCCGGGTCGACCGGCTCTCCGGCGGCCAGGCCCAGCGCGTCCGGTTCGCGGTGGCGATCGCCGGGGCGCCCGCGCTGCTCGTCCTGGACGAGCCGACCGCCGCGCTCGACGTGGAGGCGCGCCGCGCGTTCTGGGACGCGATGCGCGCCTACGCGGCCCGGGGCAACACCGTGCTGTTCTCCACCCACTACATGGAGGAGGCGGACGACAACGCCGACCGGATCGTGGTCCTCGACCAGGGCCGCGTCGTCGCCGACGGCCCCGGCGAGCGGATCAAGCGCGCGGCGGGCGGCGGCCTGGTCTCCTTCGACCTGGCGGGCGGCCCCAGCGCGGGCCTGGCGGCGCTGCCGGGCGTGGTCGCGGTCGAGGTGCGCGGCGACCGGGCCCGGCTGCGTACGGACGACCCGGACGCCACGGTCGTGGAGCTCGCCCGGCTCGGCGCGGTCCGGGGCCTCGAAGTCGCCCCGGCCAGCCTGGAGGACGCGTTCCTCTCCCTCACCTCCACCGTGACGCCCACGTCCGTACGCGAAAGCGAGACCGTCTGA
- a CDS encoding Nif3-like dinuclear metal center hexameric protein, with the protein MPRLSEVIAALDALWPPERAEGWDAVGTVCGEPDAEVRRVLFAVDPVQEIVDEAVRLGADLIVTHHPLYLRGTTTVAAGHFKGRVVHTLIKHDIALHVAHTNADTADPGVSDALAGALDIRVVRPLVPDATDPSGRRGLGRICELDHPMTLGEFAARAAARLPATAQGIRVAGDTEALVKTVAVSGGSGDSLFDAVRASGADAFLTADLRHHPVSEATQYAPLGLIDAAHWATEWPWCEQAAAQLDEISDRHGWDLRVHVSKTVTDPWSSHHSSGAPN; encoded by the coding sequence GTGCCCCGTCTGTCTGAAGTCATCGCCGCGCTCGACGCCCTCTGGCCGCCCGAGCGGGCCGAGGGATGGGACGCGGTCGGCACCGTCTGCGGCGAGCCCGACGCGGAGGTCCGGCGCGTGCTGTTCGCCGTCGACCCCGTACAGGAGATCGTGGACGAGGCCGTCAGGCTCGGCGCCGATCTGATCGTCACCCACCACCCGCTCTATCTGCGCGGGACGACGACGGTCGCGGCCGGCCACTTCAAGGGCCGCGTCGTGCACACCCTGATCAAGCACGACATCGCGCTGCACGTAGCCCACACCAACGCCGACACCGCCGACCCCGGCGTCTCCGACGCCCTCGCGGGCGCCCTGGACATCCGGGTCGTCCGGCCGCTCGTGCCCGACGCCACGGACCCCTCGGGGCGCCGGGGCCTGGGCCGGATCTGCGAGCTGGACCACCCGATGACGCTGGGCGAGTTCGCCGCCCGCGCCGCCGCCCGGCTGCCCGCCACCGCGCAGGGGATCCGGGTCGCGGGCGACACCGAGGCGCTGGTGAAGACCGTCGCGGTCAGCGGCGGCTCGGGCGACAGCCTCTTCGACGCCGTACGGGCGTCGGGAGCCGATGCCTTCCTCACCGCCGACCTGCGCCACCACCCGGTGTCGGAGGCGACCCAGTACGCACCGCTCGGTCTGATCGACGCCGCCCACTGGGCCACCGAGTGGCCCTGGTGCGAGCAGGCCGCCGCACAGCTCGACGAGATTTCCGACCGTCACGGCTGGGACCTGCGGGTCCACGTCTCGAAGACGGTCACCGACCCCTGGTCATCCCACCACTCTTCTGGAGCCCCCAACTGA
- a CDS encoding response regulator transcription factor produces MDEMPQDHRPAKSVRVLLAEDQGMMRGALALLLGLEEDIEVVAQVGAGDKIVAEALAARPDVALLDIELPGLSGLDAAALLREECPDCRVLILTTFGRPGYLRRAMEAGAAGFLVKDGPVEDLAEAIRRVLRGETVIDPALAAAALSAGANPLTVRERDVLNASVDGATVADIAGKLHLSESTVRNYLSSAIGKTSTRNRMEAVRAARQQGWL; encoded by the coding sequence ATGGATGAGATGCCCCAAGACCACCGCCCCGCGAAGTCCGTGCGCGTTCTCCTCGCCGAGGACCAGGGCATGATGCGCGGTGCCCTCGCCCTGCTGCTCGGGCTTGAGGAGGACATCGAGGTCGTCGCGCAGGTCGGTGCCGGGGACAAGATCGTGGCCGAGGCGCTCGCCGCGCGGCCCGATGTCGCCCTTCTGGACATCGAACTGCCGGGCCTCAGCGGTCTGGACGCGGCGGCCCTGCTGCGCGAGGAGTGCCCCGACTGCCGGGTGCTGATCCTCACCACGTTCGGGCGGCCGGGGTATCTGCGGCGGGCGATGGAGGCGGGCGCGGCGGGGTTCCTGGTGAAGGACGGGCCCGTGGAGGATCTGGCCGAGGCGATCCGGCGGGTGCTGCGCGGCGAGACCGTGATCGACCCGGCGCTCGCCGCCGCCGCGCTCAGCGCGGGCGCGAACCCGCTGACCGTGCGCGAGCGGGACGTCCTGAACGCCTCGGTGGACGGCGCGACCGTCGCCGACATCGCGGGCAAGCTGCACCTGTCGGAGTCGACGGTGCGCAACTACCTCTCGTCCGCGATCGGCAAGACGAGCACCCGCAACCGCATGGAGGCGGTGCGGGCGGCACGGCAGCAGGGCTGGCTCTGA